The Punica granatum isolate Tunisia-2019 chromosome 4, ASM765513v2, whole genome shotgun sequence genome has a window encoding:
- the LOC116203333 gene encoding inactive glucose-1-phosphate adenylyltransferase small subunit 2, chloroplastic, protein MLNLQKYPVTLQDPNVVLPQHPRRQSALKLLHGKPRGLSISNSQQHDEQPQLSPPFPHMSQSVAAIIFGDGSSESRRHLYPLTKRRSEGAIPIGANYRLIDAVVSNCINSNITKIYAITQFNSTSLNSHLSRAYSGVGLGKDGFVEVVAAYQSPENQAWFQGNADAVRRCLWMLGEYPVNEFLILPGHHLYKMEYQRLVEAHRKANADITIVALTADRARARRSGFGTLKLDPKNTVLKINCKEVESFENSEDVKCSAFLSTGIYLIRRDVMIKLLKECFPDENEIGEVVIQGAISLGMKVQAYLFDGYWEDMTSIGVFYRANMENTRKSNARFNFYDRDSPVYTLPRCLPPSIMSDSVITDSVIGDGCILNSCEIKRSVIGMRTRVEDGAMVDDSVIMGSDTYEWDVQRNSINGKSCAGVPPIGIGANTHIWKSIVDKNARIGKNVTIINRDSVQEGDREAEGYVIKDGIVVVLRGAVIPDGSIL, encoded by the exons ATGTTGAATCTGCAGAAATATCCAGTCACCCTCCAAGATCCGAACGTCGTTCTACCACAACACCCTCGCAGGCAAAGTGCATTGAAGCTCCTTCATGGGAAACCACGTGGTTTATCTATTTCGAACTCGCAGCAACACGATGAACAACCACAGCTCAGTCCTCCGTTTCCCCATATGAGTCAG AGTGTTGCAGCGATAATATTCGGAGACGGATCGTCAGAATCGCGAAGACATCTATATCCATTGACGAAAAGAAGGTCAGAGGGGGCGATCCCGATCGGAGCAAACTATAGGCTCATTGATGCAGTTGTGAGCAACTGCATCAACAGCAACATTACCAAGATATATGCCATCACCCAGTTCAATTCCACCTCTCTCAACTCCCACCTCTCGAGAGCCTACTCCGGGGTTGGTCTCGGGAAGGACGGGTTTGTCGAAGTGGTCGCTGCATATCAGAGTCCCGAAAATCAAGCATGGTTTCAG GGAAATGCAGATGCTGTGAGGAGATGTTTATGGATGTTGGGGGAATACCCGGTGAACGAGTTCCTGATTCTTCCAGGTCATCATCTTTACAAAATGGAATACCAGAGACTGGTGGAGGCACATCGGAAAGCCAATGCTGACATTACTATTGTTGCTCTAACCGCTGATAGAGCCCGGGCCAGGAGATCGGGTTTTGGCACTTTGAAGTTAGATCCTAAGAACACAGTTCTCAAAATAAACTGCAAAGAG GTAGAGAGCTTCGAGAATTCGGAAGATGTTAAATGCAGCGCTTTCCTGAGCACGGGGATCTATCTGATCAGGAGGGATGTGATGATAAAGCTCCTGAAAGAATGCTTTCCCGACGAGAATGAGATTGGAGAAGTAGTGATACAAGGCGCAATATCTCTTGGAAtgaag GTTCAGGCATATCTGTTCGATGGATACTGGGAGGACATGACGAGCATAGGAGTATTTTACCGAGCAAATATGGAGAACACCCGAAAATCGAACGCTAGATTCAA CTTCTACGACAGAGACTCTCCAGTCTATACTCTGCCTCGGTGTCTGCCTCCAAGCATCATGAGCGACTCCGTAATCACAGACAGCGTCATCGGAGATGGCTGTATTCTCAAT AGCTGCGAGATCAAACGATCAGTGATTGGAATGAGGACAAGGGTTGAAGATGGAGCCATGGTCGATGACTCGGTCATCATGGGATCCGACACCTATGAA TGGGACGTTCAAAGGAATTCCATCAACGGAAAGTCTTGTGCAGGAGTCCCACCTATAGGAATCGGAGCTAACACGCACATATGGAAATCTATTGTTGATAAGAATGCGAGGATCGGCAAAAACGTTACG ATCATCAACAGAGATAGTGTCCAAGAAGGGGATAGAGAAGCCGAGGGCTACGTGATCAAAGACGGGATAGTTGTTGTGCTCCGAGGTGCAGTTATTCCCGACGGCAGCATACTATAA
- the LOC116206282 gene encoding 4-hydroxy-tetrahydrodipicolinate reductase 2, chloroplastic produces the protein MAFAPVAAQSAIRVGKAENARQIAFPFGGVSRRQSFLVPRRRPTLAMSAAPAQQLDLQMPASKKLDLPVMVNSCLGKMGQAVIKAADSAGLNLVPLSFGCAEDAGKTIEVCGKAIKVHGPSDRESVLASVFDEYPNLIVVDYTVPDAVNSNAELYCKVGVPFVMGTTGGDRNRLYKTVEDSNVSAVISPQMGKQVVAFLAAMEIMAEQFPGAFSGYSLQVMESHQAGKLDVSGTAKAVISCFEKLGVSFDMNQVQLIRDPKQQIEMVGVPEEHLAGHAFHMYHLTSPDQTVSFEFQHNVCGRSIYAEGTVDAVLFLAKKLEEKADKRIYNMIDVLREGNMR, from the exons aTGGCATTTGCTCCAGTAGCAGCTCAGTCCGCCATTAGGGTCGGGAAAGCAGAAAACGCGCGGCAAATTGCTTTTCCCTTCGGAGGAGTCAGCAGGAGACAGAGCTTCCTCGTTCCCCGGCGCCGGCCCACGCTGGCCATGTCTGCCGCACCAGCCCAGCAGCTTGATCTTCAAATGCCGGCTTCGAAGAAGCTGGACTTGCCTGTCATG GTAAACAGTTGTTTAGGCAAAATGGGTCAGGCAGTTATCAAGGCTGCGGACTCTGCAGGACTCAATCTTGTTCCCTTGTCCTTTGGCTGTGCAGAGGACGCTGGGAAAACGATCGAGGTGTGCGGGAAAGCGATTAAGGTGCATGGTCCTTCAGACAGAGAAAGCGTCCTAGCCTCTGTGTTCGATGAATACCCGAACTTGATTGTGGTTGACTACACGGTACCTGATGCAGTAAATA gTAATGCAGAGTTGTACTGCAAGGTTGGGGTGCCTTTTGTCATGGGGACCACTGGAGGAGACAGGAACCGTTTGTACAAAACTGTGGAAGATTCGAATGTTTCTGCAGTAATCTCTCCACAGATGGGGAAGCAG GTCGTGGCCTTTCTGGCAGCAATGGAAATTATGGCAGAACAATTTCCCGGAGCCTTCTCAGGTTACTCCCTACAG GTGATGGAGTCACATCAAGCAGGCAAGCTGGATGTCTCAGGAACTGCGAAAGCTGTCATTTCTTGCTTTGAAAAGTTAGGGGTGTCTTTCGACATGAATCAG GTACAACTGATCAGGGATCCTAAACAGCAAATCGAGATGGTTGGGGTGCCAGAGGAACATCTGGCCGGTCATGCGTTTCATATGTACCACCTGACATCCCCCGATCAGAC AGTTTCATTCGAGTTCCAGCACAATGTCTGTGGTAGATCGATCTATGCTGAGGGAACCGTTGATGCTGTACTGTTCCTTGCGAAGAAG CTCGAGGAGAAGGCGGACAAGCGGATTTACAATATGATCGATGTGTTGCGCGAAGGCAACATGCGGTGA
- the LOC116203040 gene encoding ARGOS-like protein — MEGAERMRAGTPAAAAPIGGAKKTVHYGAAVIGPGRNESFMNNRSLSHNKNGKRLLPSSYFSLESLFLLICLTASLLILPLILPPLPPPPFMLLLLPIGIMGVLMVLAFMPSEVRDLTNTYM; from the coding sequence ATGGAAGGTGCAGAGAGAATGAGAGCTGGCACGCCGGCTGCTGCTGCTCCGATAGGGGGAGCGAAGAAGACAGTCCATTATGGGGCGGCGGTGATCGGCCCGGGGAGGAACGAGTCGTTCATGAACAACCGGAGTCTCTCCCACAACAAGAACGGGAAGAGGCTGCTGCCGTCGAGTTACTTCAGCTTGGAGTCTCTGTTCCTGCTGATATGCCTCACGGCATCGCTGTTGATACTGCCGCTGATACTCCCGCCATTGCCGCCGCCGCCGTTCATGCTGCTCCTGCTCCCCATCGGGATCATGGGAGTGCTCATGGTCCTCGCCTTCATGCCCTCGGAGGTCAGAGACTTGACGAACACGTATATGTAA